In Sphingobacteriales bacterium, a single genomic region encodes these proteins:
- a CDS encoding VOC family protein — translation MTKQIFVNLAVKDLQKSADFYTALGFTNNSQFSDHTAKCMVWSDHIFVMLLTHEKFTTFVTKPIADTQSNVAALFSLLTDSIEEMYQIMNNGLQAGGIEPNEMRDYGFMQQRTIEDFDGHTWEFFYMDVSKFPA, via the coding sequence ATGACAAAACAAATTTTTGTTAACTTAGCTGTAAAAGACCTGCAAAAATCTGCCGACTTCTATACAGCACTTGGTTTTACCAATAATTCTCAATTTTCGGACCATACGGCAAAATGTATGGTTTGGAGCGACCATATTTTTGTGATGCTCCTAACCCACGAAAAATTTACGACCTTTGTCACCAAGCCTATCGCAGATACCCAATCAAACGTTGCAGCACTGTTTTCGTTATTGACCGACAGCATAGAGGAAATGTACCAAATTATGAACAATGGACTTCAAGCGGGAGGCATAGAGCCTAACGAAATGAGAGACTACGGTTTTATGCAACAACGAACCATCGAAGATTTTGACGGACACACTTGGGAATTTTTCTATATGGACGTTTCAAAATTTCCAGCCTAA
- a CDS encoding DUF2520 domain-containing protein, protein MTTQLKISVIGVGNVGFHVAQVLHRKGHRIVEVYSREAAKTSETAASVAAAPLRELATLNTDTDVVLIAVKDDAIAEVAAQLPALPPSVVVAHTSGTVPSQQLARFAQYGVFYPLQTFHRNSPPQWERIPFCICANNARSEAVLLQLASDISPLVYAVDDEQRKYLHLSAVFVNNFCNHLLSISYRICHEAQVPFEILQPLAQETIAKAFGTPPSDPALRQSGPAARRDYSTMARHEALLQQQPAALELYHLLSEHIMMRLQENR, encoded by the coding sequence ATGACGACTCAACTCAAAATCAGTGTAATAGGGGTAGGAAATGTCGGTTTTCATGTGGCGCAGGTATTGCATCGCAAAGGTCATCGTATCGTGGAGGTATATTCACGCGAAGCCGCCAAAACGAGCGAAACCGCCGCCTCAGTAGCTGCCGCTCCACTCCGCGAACTCGCCACCCTGAATACGGATACAGATGTCGTGTTGATAGCGGTAAAAGATGATGCCATTGCAGAGGTGGCGGCTCAACTTCCTGCTTTGCCGCCATCGGTCGTTGTTGCACATACTTCCGGCACAGTGCCTTCGCAGCAGTTGGCACGCTTTGCGCAATACGGCGTATTTTATCCCCTGCAAACTTTTCATCGCAATAGCCCGCCGCAATGGGAACGTATTCCTTTTTGTATCTGCGCCAACAATGCCCGCAGCGAAGCAGTTTTATTGCAATTGGCAAGCGATATTTCGCCTTTGGTGTATGCCGTTGATGACGAACAGCGCAAATATTTACATTTGTCGGCGGTTTTTGTCAATAATTTTTGCAATCATTTATTGAGCATATCGTATCGTATATGCCACGAAGCCCAAGTACCTTTTGAGATATTACAGCCTTTGGCACAGGAAACCATCGCCAAAGCATTCGGCACGCCGCCGAGCGACCCCGCCTTGCGGCAAAGCGGACCCGCCGCCCGCCGCGATTATTCCACTATGGCACGCCACGAAGCTCTTTTGCAGCAGCAGCCCGCCGCTTTGGAGTTGTATCATCTGTTATCGGAGCATATTATGATGCGACTGCAAGAAAATCGTTGA
- a CDS encoding M1 family metallopeptidase codes for MQLIPKISAVLLGAALLSSVACGSSKKTQALSDEQLYDNDDSENISEYVEERLLDPIEIMPESELVDTLPLYRASEKIVNDLIHTQLDVRFDWQKQYLLGKATLTFAPHFYPVASLTLDAKGFDVHEVALLNNNNKTPLAYSYNGNFIQITLPKTYQKDEQYRIFIDYTAKPNERETSGSAAITEDKGLYFINADGSLPDVPQQIWTQGETEASSCWFPTIDTPNERCTQSISITVDKKFVTLSNGKLVSSTPNADGTRTDHWQQEKPHAPYLFMMAVGDFAVVKDKLWRGREVNYFVEKKYEPFAKQIFGNTPEMLDFYSNSLGVEYPWDKFSQVVVREFVSGAMENTSAVVHFDGLQRNDRQLLDETHEDIIAHELFHHWFGDLVTCESWSNLPLNESFATYGEYLWIEHKYGKDEADKHLQDDLEAYMMEAANEQKNLIRFEYNNKEDMFDAHSYQKGGRVLHMLRQYVGDEAFFAALRKYLLDNQYQAVEIHHLRLAFEAVTGEDLNWFFNQWFLGKGHPILNITQDYDKQLQKINVNIEQLQAGLPFQLPMVVDIYENGKKRREKIMVMDRNETFSFDAATAPDLVNVDGEKMLLAEIQDEKPVSQLNYQYFNAPLYRDRLEALSYFAAADASAEKDKVLLAALNDDFWAIREEAVNSVVFDGENTEFQQKAATALRQIAAKDPKAAVRTTALRKLGELRDAQDIPLFTQSLHDPSYKAMGAALYALADADGETGLRETQKLEQTADENTIGIIGEVYATHGDERNLPFFEKHLKNVSGGERYGLVQSYAYILSRMSADKVQNAVPALHDIAVADKTWWVRFGAANALKSLETMMQNEESGEGTSPEERNQLKSAINAVQTALSDIYKQETFPRLQTIYELMKASE; via the coding sequence ATGCAATTAATCCCAAAAATTTCTGCCGTGCTGCTTGGTGCCGCACTCCTGTCGTCGGTAGCTTGCGGCAGCAGCAAAAAAACACAGGCACTCAGCGATGAACAGCTTTACGACAACGACGACTCCGAAAATATTTCCGAATATGTAGAAGAGCGTCTCTTAGACCCTATTGAAATTATGCCAGAATCGGAGTTGGTAGATACTTTACCGTTGTATCGCGCTTCCGAAAAAATCGTCAATGATTTAATACACACACAGTTAGACGTGCGCTTCGATTGGCAAAAACAATACCTACTCGGCAAAGCTACGCTCACCTTCGCTCCTCATTTTTATCCCGTTGCCTCGCTCACTTTAGATGCCAAAGGCTTTGATGTACACGAAGTGGCTCTTCTGAACAACAACAACAAAACGCCGCTTGCCTACTCCTACAACGGCAATTTCATTCAAATCACACTGCCCAAAACCTACCAAAAAGACGAGCAATACCGCATATTTATTGATTATACCGCCAAACCCAACGAGCGCGAAACTTCGGGCAGTGCCGCCATCACCGAAGATAAAGGGTTGTATTTTATCAACGCCGACGGCTCTTTACCCGATGTGCCACAACAAATTTGGACACAGGGCGAAACCGAAGCCTCCTCTTGCTGGTTTCCGACCATTGATACGCCCAACGAGCGTTGTACGCAGAGCATCAGCATCACGGTGGATAAAAAATTCGTCACCCTCTCCAATGGAAAATTGGTCAGCAGTACACCCAACGCCGATGGCACACGCACCGACCACTGGCAACAGGAAAAACCCCATGCCCCTTATTTGTTTATGATGGCGGTGGGCGATTTTGCGGTCGTCAAAGACAAACTCTGGCGCGGCAGAGAAGTAAATTATTTTGTAGAAAAAAAATACGAACCCTTCGCCAAGCAAATATTCGGCAATACGCCCGAAATGCTCGATTTTTATTCCAACTCGCTCGGCGTGGAGTATCCCTGGGATAAATTTTCGCAAGTGGTAGTCCGCGAATTTGTGTCAGGGGCTATGGAAAATACCTCCGCCGTTGTCCACTTTGACGGCTTGCAGCGCAACGACCGCCAACTGTTGGACGAAACCCACGAAGACATCATCGCGCACGAGTTGTTTCATCATTGGTTTGGCGATTTGGTGACCTGCGAAAGCTGGAGCAACCTGCCCCTCAACGAATCCTTTGCTACCTATGGCGAATACCTCTGGATAGAACACAAATACGGCAAAGACGAAGCTGACAAACACCTGCAAGATGATTTGGAAGCATACATGATGGAAGCTGCCAATGAACAAAAAAATTTAATTCGTTTTGAATACAATAATAAAGAAGATATGTTTGATGCACACTCCTACCAAAAAGGCGGACGTGTGCTGCACATGCTGCGTCAGTATGTAGGTGATGAAGCATTCTTTGCCGCGCTGCGCAAATATTTATTGGATAATCAGTATCAGGCGGTAGAAATTCATCATCTGCGCCTTGCTTTTGAAGCCGTCACCGGCGAAGATTTGAATTGGTTTTTTAATCAATGGTTTTTGGGAAAAGGACACCCCATTCTGAATATCACACAAGACTATGACAAACAACTTCAAAAAATAAATGTAAACATTGAACAACTGCAAGCCGGCTTGCCTTTTCAGTTGCCTATGGTGGTGGATATTTATGAAAATGGTAAAAAACGCCGCGAAAAAATAATGGTGATGGACAGAAATGAAACTTTTTCGTTTGATGCCGCCACCGCTCCCGATTTGGTAAATGTTGATGGCGAAAAAATGCTTTTAGCCGAAATACAAGACGAAAAACCCGTTTCGCAATTAAATTATCAGTATTTCAATGCTCCGCTGTACCGCGACCGCCTCGAAGCCCTTTCCTATTTTGCCGCCGCCGATGCCTCTGCCGAAAAAGACAAAGTATTGCTCGCCGCCCTCAACGATGATTTTTGGGCTATCCGCGAAGAAGCCGTCAATTCTGTTGTTTTTGACGGCGAAAATACCGAATTTCAACAAAAAGCAGCCACCGCTCTGCGCCAAATCGCTGCCAAAGACCCCAAAGCTGCCGTGCGCACCACCGCTTTGCGAAAATTGGGCGAACTCCGCGATGCTCAGGATATTCCGCTTTTTACACAATCACTGCACGACCCCTCTTACAAAGCAATGGGCGCAGCCCTCTACGCACTCGCCGATGCCGACGGAGAAACAGGCTTGCGCGAAACTCAAAAGTTGGAACAAACTGCTGACGAAAATACCATCGGTATTATCGGCGAAGTATATGCTACGCACGGCGATGAGCGCAATTTGCCTTTTTTTGAAAAACATCTGAAAAATGTAAGCGGCGGAGAACGCTACGGTTTAGTACAAAGCTATGCTTATATCCTTTCAAGAATGTCTGCCGATAAAGTGCAAAACGCCGTACCTGCTTTGCACGACATAGCAGTAGCCGACAAAACGTGGTGGGTGCGCTTCGGGGCTGCCAATGCCCTCAAAAGCCTAGAAACGATGATGCAGAATGAGGAATCCGGCGAAGGAACAAGCCCCGAAGAGCGCAATCAACTGAAAAGTGCCATCAATGCCGTTCAAACAGCTTTGAGCGATATTTACAAGCAAGAAACATTTCCGCGCTTACAAACCATTTATGAATTAATGAAAGCATCGGAATAA
- a CDS encoding glycosyltransferase has protein sequence MKNKKFPIVLLVFNRPQHTLRCLRTLQSALDADCSELYIFSDGAPPDSSPQMLAQIAEVRRIIAAEQWCGKVHITERAENLRLDPSMIAAVSEVLQHHEACIYMEDDVLAGRYFLRYMNEALHRYAHEMQVGIVTAYNYPVHTLAANERALFLRCAVSQAWALWRRSWKNIETVPTDWERLRQSKALQKAYSLNGSTLFAHYALSAVAAGKDVPFDMVLWWNFFKSGQLMLFPDKSLIANIGFDGSGIHCGSENPFDDPIWNSNYAITRFPDVVQHHTKEQHLLEAYLKKTYFPPYYRRFLRRIKRLFKIR, from the coding sequence ATGAAAAATAAAAAATTTCCGATTGTTTTATTGGTATTCAACCGCCCGCAGCATACTTTGCGTTGTTTGCGTACCCTGCAATCCGCCCTTGATGCCGACTGCTCGGAGTTGTATATTTTCAGCGATGGTGCGCCGCCAGACAGCAGCCCCCAGATGCTGGCACAGATAGCGGAGGTGCGCCGCATTATCGCCGCCGAACAATGGTGCGGCAAAGTTCATATTACGGAGCGTGCCGAAAATTTGCGTTTAGACCCCTCCATGATTGCCGCCGTAAGCGAGGTATTGCAACACCACGAAGCCTGCATTTATATGGAAGATGATGTGTTGGCAGGTCGCTATTTTTTGAGATATATGAATGAAGCTCTGCACCGCTATGCACACGAAATGCAGGTAGGCATTGTCACGGCATACAATTATCCTGTACACACGCTTGCTGCCAACGAAAGGGCTTTGTTTTTGCGCTGTGCCGTATCGCAGGCTTGGGCTTTGTGGCGGCGTTCGTGGAAAAATATAGAAACCGTCCCGACAGATTGGGAGCGTTTGCGACAAAGTAAAGCCCTCCAGAAAGCATATAGTCTCAACGGCAGCACTTTGTTTGCACACTATGCTTTGAGTGCCGTGGCAGCAGGTAAAGATGTTCCTTTTGATATGGTGCTTTGGTGGAATTTTTTTAAAAGCGGACAACTGATGCTTTTTCCCGACAAAAGCCTCATCGCCAATATCGGTTTTGATGGCAGCGGCATACATTGCGGCAGCGAAAATCCCTTTGATGACCCCATTTGGAACAGCAACTATGCCATTACCCGTTTTCCTGATGTTGTTCAACACCATACAAAAGAACAGCACCTTTTGGAGGCATACCTCAAAAAAACATATTTTCCGCCTTACTATCGCCGCTTTCTGCGGCGTATAAAACGTTTATTTAAAATACGCTGA
- a CDS encoding SRPBCC family protein: MTTNKVSLHRILTASPEKVYKAFTDADAMASWLPPYGFTCKIHSMDLRVGGKYKMSFTNFGTGSSHSFGGEYLEIVPNELLKYTDEFDNPDLPGQMVTTIKLRKVACGTELVATQDGIPDIIPIEMCYLGWQESLDKLKRLVEPNIPDA; encoded by the coding sequence ATGACAACTAACAAAGTTTCACTTCACAGAATTTTGACTGCAAGCCCTGAAAAGGTTTACAAAGCATTTACCGATGCCGATGCTATGGCTTCGTGGTTGCCGCCCTACGGTTTTACCTGCAAAATACACAGTATGGATTTGCGGGTTGGGGGCAAATATAAAATGTCGTTTACCAATTTTGGTACCGGCAGCAGTCATTCATTTGGCGGCGAATACTTGGAAATTGTACCCAATGAATTGCTAAAATATACCGATGAATTTGACAACCCCGACCTGCCCGGACAAATGGTTACAACAATTAAATTGCGAAAAGTTGCCTGCGGAACAGAACTGGTTGCTACACAAGATGGAATACCCGACATTATACCAATTGAAATGTGTTATTTGGGTTGGCAGGAATCCTTAGATAAATTAAAACGCTTGGTAGAACCCAATATACCGGACGCATAA
- a CDS encoding 4-hydroxy-3-methylbut-2-enyl diphosphate reductase yields the protein MRNFDVPQHFRSSLIGAVKEYRKRQDPRKKDLSPSLLDFGTVHFLLARHFGFCYGVENAIEIAYRTLDNYPDRRIFFISEMIHNPEVNGDLEAKGIHFLNDTEGKTIFPVEQLQPDDIVLIPAFGTTIEMEQRLRAAGVQLETFDTTCPFVKKVWNRAETLGDSRFTVVVHGKPAHEETRATFSHSTQHAPTLIIKDMEEAQLLAPFITEKRPYKEFFEVFDKERCSPDFDPTHHLRQLGVVNQTTMLAAETQAIANFLREVIYLHYGETLGKTYFADTRDTLCYATNENQSAIYSLLDEGADMAIVVGGYNSSNTMQLYKLCAHQMPAYFIKHSDNIISAQQIRHFDLNTKQEMIQEHYLPAANIQKPPRIIISGGASCPDSLLEAVLLRLLPFFAPTRTPEAVAVDFNARFSTV from the coding sequence ATGCGCAATTTTGATGTCCCTCAGCATTTTCGCAGCTCGCTTATCGGAGCAGTAAAAGAATATCGCAAACGCCAAGACCCCCGAAAAAAAGATCTTTCGCCTTCGCTGCTAGATTTCGGAACGGTACATTTTTTGCTCGCACGTCATTTCGGCTTTTGCTATGGAGTAGAAAACGCCATTGAAATTGCCTATCGCACCTTAGATAATTATCCCGACCGCCGTATTTTCTTCATCTCCGAAATGATTCACAACCCCGAAGTAAACGGCGACTTGGAAGCCAAAGGTATTCATTTTCTCAACGACACCGAAGGAAAAACGATTTTTCCCGTAGAACAACTCCAACCCGATGATATTGTACTCATTCCGGCTTTCGGAACTACCATAGAAATGGAGCAACGACTGCGTGCCGCCGGCGTACAGTTGGAAACCTTTGATACCACCTGCCCTTTTGTGAAAAAAGTGTGGAATCGTGCCGAAACACTCGGCGACAGCCGATTTACAGTGGTCGTTCACGGAAAACCCGCCCACGAAGAAACTCGCGCCACCTTTTCGCACAGTACCCAGCACGCCCCCACCCTCATCATCAAAGATATGGAGGAGGCGCAGTTGCTGGCACCATTTATCACCGAAAAACGACCCTATAAGGAGTTTTTTGAAGTATTTGACAAAGAACGCTGCTCGCCTGACTTTGACCCCACCCACCACTTGCGCCAACTCGGTGTGGTGAACCAAACCACCATGCTCGCCGCCGAAACTCAAGCCATCGCCAATTTTTTGCGAGAAGTTATTTATCTGCACTATGGCGAAACCCTCGGAAAAACCTATTTCGCCGATACCCGCGACACCCTCTGCTATGCCACCAACGAAAATCAGTCGGCAATTTACAGCCTCTTGGACGAAGGCGCAGATATGGCAATTGTAGTGGGCGGATATAACTCATCTAACACGATGCAGCTTTACAAACTTTGCGCACACCAAATGCCCGCTTATTTCATCAAGCATTCCGACAATATTATATCGGCACAGCAAATCCGGCATTTTGATTTGAATACGAAACAAGAAATGATTCAGGAACATTATCTGCCCGCCGCCAATATCCAAAAACCGCCCCGTATTATCATTAGCGGCGGTGCTTCGTGTCCCGATTCCCTTTTGGAGGCGGTGCTTTTGCGCTTACTTCCGTTTTTTGCGCCCACACGCACACCCGAAGCCGTAGCAGTAGATTTCAACGCCCGATTTTCAACGGTTTAA
- a CDS encoding T9SS type A sorting domain-containing protein, whose translation MFNGISNSQQITLSTSNLMSGIYLVRLTTAQGISKTTKLMIR comes from the coding sequence ATATTCAACGGTATCAGCAACAGCCAGCAAATTACGCTTTCTACTTCCAATTTGATGAGCGGCATTTATTTGGTTCGTTTGACTACTGCACAAGGTATCAGCAAAACTACTAAATTGATGATTCGTTAA